The following is a genomic window from Desulfofarcimen acetoxidans DSM 771.
GCAGGGATAACAGCTGTTCCGTAGTGTTCCGCTAATTCCTGATAGGTCTTGTTGATCGTAATCTCGCTTCGTGAGTGCTTTGTAATGCCGGTCTTTAAATTGTCCGGGGTGAGAATGCGTGTAACACCACCGAAGTAGTTGTAGGCATTAACATGGGCGGTAATCCAGCACTCTTGGTTCTGTGACAGAAACCCCTCCACGTAGGCGTAGCCGCTGTATGAAAGGGCAGCAACAAAGACAGAAACATCTATTAACTCACTTGTATCAGTATTTACAATGTGCGCATATTGACCGGCCCAATCTACCTCCATGATTTCTCCAGGCTTGCGGTTAATATGCATGGTTGCTTTTGTACTTCTGACGAAATCGCTGTAGTATTTGTTAAACTGAGTAGATTTGTACGGGATTTCACCCGCTTCGCGGCATTGGTCACAATATTCAACCCACAGTAGACTAAGCGTAACACTGTTCTTGGCCATCTCACGATGGATATACTCGTAATCCGGCATTTTGTACGTTGGCTTTGCTTCCCCAGATGGAAACAGCTTCATGGCAAGCTCTTTGTTGGTCATTTCGTCAGGCAACGGCCAACTTAGCCGACACGCTGTAGCCCGCTGCAAGACGTTTGTGACGGTGTTTCTTGAACACCCACAGCTGGCCGCTATGTCCTTTTTTGTTATCCCAAGGCTAAATAACCTCAAGATTTCTCTGTAATTGGTCATTCATATGACCTCCTATGGATTATTTGCGCTAGATTCTCAGCACATAAATCCATTATACAGAGCGTTTTTTACTTGCGGATCATGAGTGCACAATCGGTGCGGAAACTATGCCCAATTCCAACGGTCTGCGTGCACAATCTCAGCGGTCAAAATGCACAATCTGGCTCGGCGTATTCAGGGTGCGGAATATGAGTCATATGTTCTAAATTTTATAATTTTTTGGGCAAAAAATATTAAACCTGGTTCTGCGAAACCAGGTTTAATATAAATACCTTTCCAGCTGAAACCTTACACCATTTGGACAACTGGTGATTAAATATTACAATAATGTCTTTGTTTCATTATTCATCTTTTATTGTATTAATGTCTAAAATCGGAGCACCTTTTATTCTTTTTTCTCCCTCCGCCCATTTATTACCATTCACTCTTTTTGCATACTTCATAACATTTGTTCCATCTCCTTCTTTATATAAAACCATAATCTCTGATAAATCATTTTTTAATAAAAATATTGGCATAGTAGAACCAATTGGAGACTGATCTAAAGCATCAAATTCTTGTGCAATATCTAAGTCTTTATTGAAGTCAATTCCATTAGGGAAATCGATCTGTTTATAGTCATTTAAAATATTATCCAGTTTTAAAGTGCTTTTAATATCGTTATTAGCAGCTTCTAGTCTTTTTTCTGTTTTTTTGACAATACTATTCTTACTGTCATTATTGGATGCATAAACAGTAGCACTAGATACAATTCCTAGTACTAAAGCTAGAACTAATACGAACGTAAAACGCAATTTAAGTCTTTTTAACATAATTTCAACCTCCAGCTATAATTTTTAATTATCTTAATATGACTCCCTAAATTTCATTATTTGCCACCACTAGCATGATACCTTGAAACAAAAGTACTCCTAGCCGTCTTTGATCAACATTGCAATGATATTAATACCTATTATAATGTATTTTGTATTTTAAGAAGAATCTTTATAACTCCAACTATTTGAGTAAGAGCTACTTGATTCAGAACCACTTAAGGAAACTGAATATGGACTCGTATCATCAGATTTCGAAGTATCCACTACTTTTATCCCATTTTTATATACCTGAGCTCTTGATTTTACTCCAGTGACATTGGCAATTCCCGAAGATGCTACTACCGCAGTTAATTTAGACGACCAATCAGCACCATATCCATAAGCCTCAAGTTCTTGGGGACTGCTAAGGTAGTAATAAGTTGTTGCATAAGCTGCGTTGGTTGATAGTAAAAAAACCAGACTTAAGATAAGTAAAATTCCCACTTTTTTAAATTTCATAGTACTCTACTCTCCCTTCATTTTTTAAAATACCACTTACATGACAATTATACCCAAAATCATCAAATTGGTGTGCAAGATAACTTGAGTTCATTAATCCCCTTTATATGGAATATACTCACCTCTTAGTCTAGTTGTTGTTTATTGTCTTTCATTTCTTTAACTTGCTTATCAACTTCAACCGGCTCTTTGTTAGAAATGTCGAAGTCAGTAAGACTGATAGTGTTATTAGGATGTTTAACTGCAATTAGAACATTAGTGTTACCTTTAAGGAATATCATTGGTTTAAAATCTCCTTCTCTTATTTCTTTTTCTTTATATAAAATATTAATAGCTTTGGCTATTTTTACTCTTGTCTCATGACTTTCTTGCGCTATCTCATCATCATAAATATCCCTCATAAAAAGAGGTTTTAATTTACTGTCTTTTGATTCATTATCTCTTGAATCATTAACGTCTAAAACAAATGTATCAATAACTTGCTTTTGAACTTTGTATTCTCTTTC
Proteins encoded in this region:
- the istA gene encoding IS21 family transposase, producing MTNYREILRLFSLGITKKDIAASCGCSRNTVTNVLQRATACRLSWPLPDEMTNKELAMKLFPSGEAKPTYKMPDYEYIHREMAKNSVTLSLLWVEYCDQCREAGEIPYKSTQFNKYYSDFVRSTKATMHINRKPGEIMEVDWAGQYAHIVNTDTSELIDVSVFVAALSYSGYAYVEGFLSQNQECWITAHVNAYNYFGGVTRILTPDNLKTGITKHSRSEITINKTYQELAEHYGTAVIPARVKAPQDYLEFKIIRIKLL